The genome window ACACAGGGTGCTGACCCAGGCTTTACTCACCCCTCGGTGGCGGCGGCGTACACGCCGTAGAGTACGAACAGGGCCCCAAACGTCCACCGGTCGTGGGCCAGCGCGACCCCGCCATACACCCCGGCAAACACCACGAAGCCCATCACCAGCAAGCGCCGCGGCCCCCACCGATCGGCCACATGGCCTAAGGGCCAGGCGCAGAGCGCGTAGGTGAGGTTGTAGAGAACATACAGCCCAATAACCGTGGGAGCGGGGAGGCCCCGCGCTTGCGCCACCAGCAATAAAAAGGCATCCGAGCTGTTGAATAGGGCAAATACCAGCAGCCCCCCGACGACGCGTCGATACGCGGGCGGGGCCTGCCGCCAGTAGCGGAACGCCACCCAAAAAGGCACGACCGGACGCCCCGAGGGCACGGCCCGTCCCTCGCGCAAGCCGAAAGCGAGAAGGACTGCCACTGCCCCCGGCAGGAGGGCCCACAGAAACAGCGACCGGTACTGCCCCGGATACGCCGCCAGCCACCCAAGGGCCGCCAGCGGCCCCAACACGGCGCCCACCGTATCCAGGGACCGGTGAAATCCGAACACCTTGCCCCGATTCGCGGGGGTGGCTTCGTGCGCGAGCAGGGCATCGCGGGCCCCGGTACGCAAGCCCTTCCCGAGCCGGTCCACGGTGCGGACCAGCAGCACCCCAGTCGGGGTAGTCAGCCACGCTAACAGGGGCTTTGACAGGGCGCTCAGGCCATAGCCCCACTGCACAAACGGCACCCGTCGGCCCAGGCGGTCGGACCACTGCCCGAAGTACCCTTTGCTCAGGCCGGCCACGGCTTCCGCCATGCCTTCGAGCAGCCCGATGTACAAGACCGAGAAGCCAATAGATTGCAAATACAAGGGCATCACGGGGTAGAGCATCTCACTGGCCAGGTCGGTGAACAGGCTGATAAGCGAGAGCAGCCAGACGGCGCGGGTCACGAATCGCATGGGGCAGCGGAGAAGGTCTAGATTAGAACCATAAGGTAAGCCGGATGGCAAGACTTTGGCTACCAGCGTTGGTAGCAGGAGTAGTGTTATCAGGGATTACCCACCCATAAACAACGCGCTAACCTTGAATAGGCGGCTAGCGCGCTTTCCAGGCGCAGGTTGGAAACCCTGACTAAACTACTGAGTGAAGCGCAGCGCCAGCACCAGGTTGCGGCCGGGAGCACTGATGCCGGAAGCGAACTGCCGGTAGCTCTGGTCCAGCAGATTCTCGACGGCCGCCTGCACCGTCCAGCGCGGGGTGAGGCGGTAGTCGGTGCGCACCGTTACCGTGTACCAGCCGAGCGCGCCCGCGGGCGTGGCCTGCTCCAGGTTGTCTTCGCCCGAGGGGCTAAACTCACTCGGGCGCTTGCGGCCATTACATAACACCGATGCTTCCCCCGTGAAAGCGCGGCGGCGGTAAATAATTGCCCCCCGGCCGTACAGGGGCGGAATGTGGTCGAGCGGAGCGCGCCGCGTGAGGTCGCGCCCTTTCGTGTACGTGAGGCTGCCTTGCATCGACCACCCGCCTAGCTGGGCCTGGGCACGGGCACTGAGTCCGTAGATACGCGCCCGACCCGTATTGGTCGTGGCGACGGTCGTGTAGGTCTGCCCGTTGAATTCCACGGTTGCGGCCCCGCTGGGGGTAGCGTAGGGCTGCACGGTCAGGGCGTCGTGCAGCTGGGTATAGAAACTCGTCAGGGCGACGTGCAATTGGTTCTCGAGCGTGTGCGACAGCTCTACTTCCGCCGTACGGACGCGCTCGGGCCGCAGGGCGGGGTTCGGCAGGAGCAAGGTGCCATTATTCTGCTCGAAGGTCTTCCCGGCGTCATCCACGTTGGGATTGCGAAAAGCGGTGCCGACCAGCCCGGTG of Hymenobacter radiodurans contains these proteins:
- a CDS encoding MFS transporter, which produces MRFVTRAVWLLSLISLFTDLASEMLYPVMPLYLQSIGFSVLYIGLLEGMAEAVAGLSKGYFGQWSDRLGRRVPFVQWGYGLSALSKPLLAWLTTPTGVLLVRTVDRLGKGLRTGARDALLAHEATPANRGKVFGFHRSLDTVGAVLGPLAALGWLAAYPGQYRSLFLWALLPGAVAVLLAFGLREGRAVPSGRPVVPFWVAFRYWRQAPPAYRRVVGGLLVFALFNSSDAFLLLVAQARGLPAPTVIGLYVLYNLTYALCAWPLGHVADRWGPRRLLVMGFVVFAGVYGGVALAHDRWTFGALFVLYGVYAAATEG